The stretch of DNA CCATCTTCCACTAGTCTAGTCTAAGAGTGAAGCCCTTGCTACTCCACTGCAGGTGTGACTCCCGAAGTCTCACATTTGAGGTGGGGCTGCAGTGAGGagctctgcctccagcctctTTCCCCCCACGCTGGCTGTGTGACTTCGGTGAAGACCCTTCCCTTAGGCCTCGGCTCCCTGAATGCTCTTTGAGGGTAGGGCCATGCCATTTAGCTCACCAGCACCTATCACGTGCCTGACACAGTGAATACTTGATGAATCTTTGTTGAATACATAAAACAAACCTGCTACTTCCTCTGCTTCCTTAACTCCATAAACAGCACCTCCAATCCTCCAGCCATTCAGATCAAAAGCCAAGGTGGCACCTCTGAGTCCTGTCTCCCTTGTTCCCCACGTCCACCCCAGCAGCTGGCGGCTCAGCCTCCAAAGCACAGCCTTCTGTCCATCTCCATTGCTCCCAAAGTTTAGTCCGAGCCACTCATCTAATGGAGAAGAAATGTGCTGTTCTGGGGACAGAAATCCTGCatttgaaaaaatgctgaacacaCTGAGCACCCAATAGATGCTGGTTTGCATTATGATTACCATAATAACTGCACAGCACTTATTTGATAAATAGTTCCTTACCTCCTTCATGGCAGGGGAggtagattaaaaacaaacaaacaaatgcaataaTGACAAACTGGGATTAGTAGTAGGAAGGAAAGTGAGCAATGAGCTAAactgagtggggaggtggggggaagaACCCTACTTTACTTAGCTGGGGGAGGTCTCCAGGAACAGGCCACATTTAAGCCAAGACCTGAGGTTGAGAAGGAGGCTTCCATGTCATGAACAGGGAAGGAGATTCCAGGGAGAGTgagcagcatgtgcaaaggcccccAGGCAGGGAGGAGCAGAGTGAGGGCAGGGAGGGCAGCTCTCTGTGCGCAGGTGGACCCGTCTGCCTTGTTCAGGCCATCATCTCCAATGCCTAGGAGCAAGTTCAGGACAGAAGACACTCAGAGAATATTACTGCTTGcctggttgaatgaatgaatgggagaGGCACAAGATGAGGCTAGAGAGGCCAGCAGATTCTGTGGCAGAGGGATTTGGATTTGGTTTCCAGAGCAGCAGGAAGCCATGGGAGGGTGTGGAGCCCGGCTTGCTCCTTCTTTCTGTTGATGGGGGGATCCATGTGGGGTGCCCCCACAAGCCTGAGGGGTGAGTGTGGCAGGGGGAGGGTCTGTCATGCTAACATGGTGACGGCCCTGACTCCAGACGTGAATGTGGTTTCCACATCCCGGGAGCTCCAACACAGAAGCCTGAGAGGCTGGCCCATTAAGATAACTTCCTACAGACCCGCCAGACCCTGCTGCTAACAAACCATTTTGGACCTTCACAATGATTCCCTAAGCTCTAAGCAGCAATATCTGCCAAAGCAGCAGGGAGAAAAcacccaaccaaaaaaaagccttCTGCCACCTTCTAACTGGGTCATTCCCTTTCCCAGCTACATCTGAGCGATGAGGTGTCAAATGTAGCTTCTGCCTGGAGAATCGGTTCTAAACAGCCTGGCCCCTGCTgggcctccctcctcccccagcctcttaCAGTACATCccctgcctggcctccttttCCCCACACCTGGCTTGGAATGTCCATGGGGAAGGGGGGATCTCGGGCTCCCCTTCCTgagtgtgtggctttatttcatAGATGCTTGCTGGGCTGTAGACTGGGTGTAAACACGGTGCTGCCATGTCCTCGCTGTGTGAGCTTGGGCAGGCCACCTTACCCTCTCTAAGCCTCATTATCCTGATCTATAAAATGAGTCTAATACTAGATCCTTACACCACTCAGGGCTATCATGAGACTTAAGTGAGATCACCCACGCAAAGTtcttggcacagtgcctggcatgcagtaaaGATTTAGCCAATGCCACAGTTATTTGCTCTCTCGCGAGctcctactatgtgcaaggcagGGTGAGGATGGGACTGATTAGGACTGGTCCTCGAGGGACTACAGATGGTAAGTGGCAGGCATAAATAAGACAATGAAAGTAGAGAGTCAGTGGTAAGTGTCATGAAAACAAGGGCCTGATACAGTGCTTAGGAGGGAGGAATTAGGGAGGGCTTCCTACAGGAGACAGCCTTGGAGAAGGAACAGCATTTGAGCTGGTGAAGAGCAGGTTCTCTGAGCAGCATTTGAGCAGGAGATGGAAGGGAGGGCAATGCAGGTCGAGGGACCAGACTGGAGAGGCAGGGAGTTTGAGGTCTGCGCTCCAGTGCACCTGCTAAGGACTGGTTGAGGTGGTCACAGGCACCGATGCCCTAAGCAACTACTGTGTGCTAGCTGCAGGGTAATGCTTTGCAGGCATCTCTTTCGAGATGCAATCCTATTATTATCCTATTACAGTGGAGAAGCCCAGGCTTGGAGAAATGATCCAAATTAACTTGCCTGAAGCTATACAGCTTCTTATGGAAATTCAATTCCAGGTCTGAGACTCCCAAGCCCTGGCTCTTAACTTGCCTTATCTAGTCAAAgtagcaggagaatggcttcaatAGATGGTTGAGGCCTGTTCTGAAGAAGGCTCTGATTGCCACAGAAATGGAGCTAGATTTTACAACAAAGAAATGGCATAAAATGAAATGGCAATTCCATGTCAGTAGGGAGCCACAGAATGCTCCTGAGTAGGGCATATGCCTTGAGAAGGTAAATATGGCAATGGTTTTAGAAGACAGCTGGAACATCACAGAGAGGCTGAAGGTGAGAGAACAGGCTGGTGGCTGTGGCAATAGGCCAAGGGAGAGAGCCTGCAATGTGGGGGGAGGGGAGCATTCATGCCCTtcatgggcctcagtttccccatctgaaagCTGATGGAGTTGGACCAAGATCTAAACCTTGCTCCCACAGTCTCATCCACGTGAATGTCTCCCTAGTCCTGAGACCTCAGCCACCCCAATGGGCTATTAACCTGTGGAGcaagtttattcaaaggaattGGAGGCTGAGCCTTCCACAGAAGGATGATGTGTAACCCTCCTAATGAAAATGCTGATATTTAAAACCCTCCTCatgaaaatgcaaagagaaaaggaagaaaaaaacaacgtCTTGTAGTCATTTCCTATCCTGGCCTCAGTCAAATGATACTGATCACTCAGAACTGATTAATATTGTCTTTAGGAATCAGAGACTGATTGAAGCCCAATAGCCTCTCTCTCATCTTTCCCATTGTCACCGCCCCCTACTTAGAAGAAACTGAAGTCTCAGTCCCAGCCTCAGCAACCCCACTTCCCCACATGAGTCGGGGTACCATCCAAGTGGAGAGACAGAGGCAGCCAGGTTTCCACTGACCTGAACTGCTTGCCTGGACAGTCACAGGTCCCAATCCTAGGACTGGGACCTCAGAAACCTGTGTGAAAGCTAAGATCTCACCCACCCCCCTGTTCCCCAGAGATGTCTTTTGTCCCTCACACTTGCCctgttcattcactcaacaaaatatattgagcacctactaaatGCCATGCACTGAGCTGGGTGCCAGGATGCAGTGGTGGGTTAAGAAGACATAGCTCCGGACCTCATGGGAATGGACAACATACAAACAAGTGTAAGGAAGTGAGTAGACTGGAATTAGTGCTCTGAAGGAAACACAGCAAAGATTTGTGATGGTTGTAGCGGGGAGTCCACTTTGGGAAATGGTGGAGGGCTTCACACAGGAGGTGATGATTAAACTAAGATCTGAAGGGTAAGAAGGATCCACTCTTGCAAAGAATCAGGGGAAAGAGCTTTCCTGGAAGAGAGAACAGCATGTGCACAAGCACTGCAGTAGGACTTGGCAGGTCTGAGGAACTAAAGGAAGTCTGGAATGGCTAGAGCTTGAAAGCCAAGATGAGAGCAGCCAGGGATTAGGTCAGGGAGGCAGGCAGGTGCAAATGCTGTAGTCTTATAGACCTCAGGAAGGAATGTGGGGTTTATCCTACGTATGATGGGAAACCATAGGAAAATTCTAAGCCAATTCTTCTGACATCCAGCCCAGCTCAGCCCCGCTTGTGTGAAACTGGAACATTCCTCACAGTCTCTgtaccttggtttcctcatctacatGTGCGGTCTCTAACTGTCCAGTTTGTCCATTCTCGAATGCTGGAGGCTCAGAAGTGGGGGAAGAAGGGGCTAGCCAGGATTGGTGGCAGGCCGAAGACCTGGTGGCCAGTGCCAGTGGGGATTGGGAGGGCAGTGGCATGCACTGATCCTCCTTCAGCTGTCCTGGACAGCAGCATTGCACAGGAACTGCCCCTGGAAACCCTGTGCCTTCATTGCccagaaggagaaactgaggccaaagACAGGAGGGGCTTGGCCTCTCTTTCAGGGAGAGTCAACAGTTTGAACCCAATTCTGCCCCCACTTCAGGAGCACCGGATAGAGAGGCAGCACCTTCTAGCTTCAAGGTCAGGGTTCCTACATCCTCTGCAGAAGGGGGCTAACCTGGCTCCTAGGCAGTCCCTTTCCTGGAGCCTTGGGAACCCCCAGACCTCCTTCTGCTTTTCCCTCTACTCTCAGAGAGCAAGGGGGGAAATGCTTTTTTGCGTGCGGCAGACTCATCTGCTTGCAGACAACAGTTTTCAAGCGACTTTTGAGACCAGAGGATGAGCCAGGTTCAGCAGCTCTTGTGCCCAGAGGCACGAGGTGATTTGTACAGAAGATCCTGCAGGATCCCCCAGTCCTCTGACCCCCATGGACACACTCTTTTTCCCTTACACAGTGACGGCCTCTCTCCAAGTCCCTATCCATAGGGAACCCCATTCATCTCCAAAGTCACCGGATGAGCAGGAAGCAGCAAGTGGAACAGAGGAGCAGGAAACGCAGGCTTCCTTCTCCAGAGCCTCACAGACTGGGAACTGCAGGATCCTGAGCACTGGTGCTGCCACCACCTCCTCTCATATAATACAGGGTTCTTAACCCCGGATTTATGGATAAAGCTTCTGGGAGCCTCCAGAACCCCTGAAATTGCCCAATGATGCAACATTTTTTTCCCTAGGAAAAAGATTTGTACCTTTCAGCAGATTTTTCAAAGGAGTCCTTTTGTAACTTAAACAAGAGTACAAACCACTGCATAACCTCCCTTCTCTCTAATTTCACAGATGGTAGAACTGAAACCCAGAGAAGATGACTGATTTAAGAGGAGCTGTTGTATAGAGAATTAGAGCACAGACTTAGTGGTTagttctcctgggttcaaatcccggcCCCACTAGTTACGGGTTATATGTCCTTGGGCAAGTACTAAAAGTCTCTATGCCAtagtttcttcatcttaaaatgGGGGTGATAATAGTACCCACAATGATGTTTTAAGAGTTAAAGGAGTTAATGCATGCAAGATCTTACTTAGGTCATGCCTGGTCCGTTAGTAAGTGTTCCAAAACATTAGCTGTTATTTAATCAAGGCCACAGAAGCAAGCGGCAGAGTCTGGTTCCCTGTACCTCCCTGGAGGCAGATAGGAGGTTCTATATCCCTGGGACTTCCAAGAAGGGTATATGATTATGGCCAGAACCTATAGCTCCTGATCAAGGCCAAGCCAGCATCTGCCCGGAGGCAAGCTGAGGGTGTGTGGGGAGACGGGGGTGAAGAGTGTGAGGAGGTGGGGGAAGTCCCAGGCTTATTCCcagctgggggaaggggaggaggggctggACATCAAAGGGTGGGCAGGCCAGCTTCCCGCCCCCAAGGCTAGGTGGCCTTTGTCAGGACAGGCCGGACACAGTCGGGACAATGGAACATCGTGTTCACTTTCCGGCCAACAGGAGTCACTACCGAGCTAAGGCAGAGCCAGTTACATGACAAAGGGGGGACCCATAACGGAGGTCAAGCCGCCCCTCATTAAAGTTGGGCCCTTTGtcctgccccctcccctgccTTTGAAGAGGGCGGATCAGAGAGGCCTGCCTGGGGGCAGGAGGTTCACAGGCTCAGGAGCCAAACAGTAGCCCCCTTCCCACTGCTCCCGCTTCCCCTCCCCCGGGGTCAAGAGTTCAGGGAGGACCCTGGGAAGGTAAGGTACAGATCCCTTGCCGCAGTCTGGCCAAAGAGGGCTCTTTTTCAGCCTGAAGGATATGACCCAGCAATCATATCCTGTATGATGGGGAGACCCAGCCCTGGCCAGGAAAGTCACCTGCCCTGTTCACGGTTAGCGAATCGTCCCTTCTGGGGCGAACTTGCCGCCTTTGCCTAGGGTTGGGTTAGGAGTGGAAGAAGCAGATGAAGAGCAAGGAGTCGGTGCTGCTAAATGAGTGTAGGACACCAGTCTGGGAGCCTGCGTTCTAGTTCGGGCCTTGCTCCGCGGCCGCAGGCGCATTTCCGCACTTCGCAAGGGATCTCGGTTTCCCTATCTGTACAGAGAGAGGGTTAGGCTGAGCTGCTGAAGGCTCCGATAGCCTGAGACTCAGGAGAGGGAGCTCAAAGAGCAGCCCCCCGGGGCGAGAGTGGACAGGAGGGCCACACTCCCGGGAACCCGAGCAGGGCCGGAGCAGAGGTCAGACACGGGGTGGCCTGGGCCGCGCCCGAGCACCTGCAGGTCCAGAGGTGCAGGGCGAGGGAGGGGTCCTTACCGCTGCCACTGCCGCCTCCGGCCGCCACGCTGCGCCGCATCCACTCGTAGGGCGTCCGCCTCTGCGCTCCGGGCGAGGACGGTGTGCCCGGGCCCACGAGGGGCTGCGCCAGGAGGCCCGGGCCGGGCCCAGGGGGCGCAGGCACCGGGCTAAAGTCCGGAGGGGGCCCGAATGCCAGCGGAGCTGGGCTGGCGGCAGGGGCCGCGGGGCCCGGGCCGTAGGCGGCGGCCCAGTCGTCTTTGGGCGCAGGGAAGGGCGCCCCCCAGGCCGTCGGGGGCGCGGGGGCCGGCTCCAAGTGAGAGTAGCTGGGGAAGTCGGGGTACTGCTGGGGtgccgggggcggggccggggggcCGTAGGCTTGCGGGCCCAAGCCCAGGCTGGCGGGCCTGGCGGGGCCAGGGTACAGGGGCGAATCCTTGTCCAGCACATAGCCCACATACATGGTGGCCGCGGGGCCCCCCGCGCATGCTGGGCCCTGGAGCCGCCGCTGCCGGCCGCCCCGACGACGAGCAACCGCTCACCTGAACTCGCCTGTCCTGCCGCCGCGCCCGCCCCACCCAGGCCTTTTATAGCTCCGGGCCGCCCGCGGCCCCAGCCGAGGCGGGTTTGCATTTCAAAGCGGGGGGAAGCCTCCGGGCCGCGAATCAAAGGGGGAAACCCGTCGGGGGCGGGGGGTTCAAAAGGAGACAAATTGCCGCCCCAAGCGGGAGGTGGACTGGCCAAGGCCTGGAGGGGGTGGGGGCGCGGAGGGCGCGTCTTGGGCGAGGGTGGAGGCCGCGCTGCGAGTGGAAATCACTTGCCAGGGGGCGGCCTAGCGGCCTGAACACCTTGTCCTTCCAGTGGCCGCGTGGACGGCCCTgcagccccattttacaggtggaggAACAGGCACCCAGGGGCCAGGGGGATTCTTGGCCAACTTCACACAGTGACCAGCTTGAGGTGAGGGGCAACGCAGACTTCAAACAGGGCTCCCGTCTGTAGGATCGCAGGTCCTTAATCTTTCGGCGGGGAGGGGTCACGACCCCTCTCGTCATGGAAGCTGTGGATGTTTTTCTCTGGGGAaatgcacatatgcacatacatacacgAGTCTTCTTTACAGTCGGGGGATTGCCTGGGTTGGCCTTCTAGAGAAAGTTCTCAAAAggcacagtgtgtgtgtgtgtgtgtctgttgggGGGTCTTCTGGGGACATTACAGGAAACTTTTAGCAAATTATCTCGATGACCCTCTACcctctttttttaattgagaagttTCAAGCATACACAAAAGTAGAATTGTATAATGAACTGCTGTGTACCCATCACCCCGCTTCAACAACTATTAAGGTTTTGTCACACTTATTTCATCTACTCCCCGCttttctgaagtattttaaaacaaattccagACATCATGTCATTTTACCCCTACATACTTCAGCACGCATCTCTAAAATACATGGACATTTTCTTACATAATATGCCATTATCACATCTAGCAAAATTAACACAAATTCCTGGGTATTACCTAACACACAGTTCTTATTCAGAGTACTCCAATTGattcaaaaatgtctttttagCAGTTGGTTTGTGTGAATCGGGATCCAAAAGCCCTGATCCATTTATTATGGCTGGAGCCCCCTTGGGATTTTAAATGCATCACATGTTCCTCCACCCCATATTAAGGACTGGCAAACATTTCATAGTTACCTAAGGGGGAGTGGGGGATGGGAACACTTGAGGGGGTGTCAGTGAACTGGGAGTGGGGGCAAGGCTGAGGGATTTGGGGAAGAATGCATGAAGGACAGGGCTCTGGGTCAGGAAGTCAGGTGGGGTCCCTCCCCACAGGGCTTTGTGCCAGGGAACTGTGCAGAAGCACCCTGTGGGATTGGATGGGCCCACATTTCCTGGGTTCCTCTCATTGTGCAGGGATGTGTGGTCCCCCGAAGAAGGTCAGAATCAGGGTCTTATCTGTTCAACCTGTCTCTCTCTTGGGTCACCATATTAGCTGGGGGCTGGTAGGTATCGTCTCAGGGCTGGGCAGATGTTTCGGGATCAGGACATAATTTGCCAGGCCtggagcaaaataaaaaaatataaggTCCCTTGTTCGAAAATGATTAAAGATTTCAGGATGGTGGCAGCAGAGCATTCACCTGAGCCCGGGGCGCTTCCACACACTGGGCTCTGTGTGACTGCAATGGTGACCCGCCCAGGAAGCTGGCCCTGGTGAGACTCTTGCTCTTCGGGAGCTCTGATACGTGATAGAGCCGGAGACTCAGCCAGCACAGGGCTCCCTCCGCTTCCTGCTCAGAGGAACCCTTTCCATTGCACAGGTAGAAGcattgaggctcagaaaggaaAGGAGTAGTGCCCAGTGTTTGCAGCAAAATGAAGGCTGCTTgtaggagaggggaagggagatcCTGGCTGTTGCTGACCGGGCGGAGCCCTTGGCTACCTTGCGGGAGCACATGGCTGTCCACATGTGTGCAGATCAGCACATGACACAGATGAGCACATGGCTGCCTCAGCAGGGAAGATCCCACTTTCCCAGGTCAGGAAGTGGATGCAGTGCTGAAATGTTTCTCAGAAGTCatctggagctctgggctctgctTAGGACTCAAGTTTTCAAGGTATTGGTGGGAAATTGGCAAGTACACAGAGGAGGGAGAAGCGGCCCAAGAGGACTGAACTCCACTTTCTGAGCTGAGAGAACAGGGACTGCTTGGACTGCAGGAAGAGAAGACCTGGAGTGGGGTCTGAGTCTGGGGAGGAAGACAGGGCAGCCTTGGGACCTCAGGGAGGAAGCTGCAGGCCACAGATGTGGATTTCAGCCCACCCATATGTAGGAAAGTGCTCTGTTAGGGGCCATCTGTCAGGAAATGGGCTGTCATGAGAGAGAGTGAGCTCATCATCACAGGAGGTATGTAAGTGACTGCTGGAGGTCAGTCTCACGTTAGGGATGCTGGGGAAAGGATGTCTATCCTGGCGGAAGGGTGCTCTCTAGGTGCCCTCTACTTTCAAGAGTATGTTCTGTCAGGCCTAAATGGTAGGCTTAAAGGTTGGAAAGGCATAcaaattcatttctttatgtatttatccATTTGAAAAATATGCATTAACACATCTCCTTTGTGCTGACACTATGTTAGGTACTGAGTGAGGCCCTGCCCTTGCAGTACTTACAGTTGGGGTCTGGCAGGGGTGGACAGGTATGAATCAAATAATCACAAATAAAGGTAAAGTTACATCTTGGCAAGGGCCAGGAATAGGGAGATTTGACCCAGAGGGAGGAGTCAGGGAAGCCTTGCAGGAGGAAGTGACACGTGAGTCAAGGccctggggagtggggaagggcgGCAGGGGTCAAGGGTCAGTATGAACAGAGGCCCTGAGGCCCGAGGGGACACTTGTTCTCCTAGCACTGAAAGGCCAGTCTGGAGTGGTAGAGGCAAGAGAGGAGTCCGGCAAGGGACAGAGCAGGCCCTGGTGGGACAAGCCTGATGAGGGTGTGGAGGGGTATTATGTAGGGGTTAGAGTGGCCGAGGGCAGTGGCGGGAAGACAGCTGTGGCTGGTGTGTGGAGAATGAGCCAGAGGAGAGGCGGGGCGCCAGAGAGCAGCAGGAAGCCGGGCAGGGGTCCAGGAGTGGTGGAGATGGTGGCCAGGACTAGGTGGTAGCTGAGAGCTGGGGGCCAAAGCGGCAGTCCTTTCCCAGCAGAGCAAAGACTGTTTTCCTGATCAGgcagagggcagagccagggaccCCCAAGACCTGGGGAGCCCCTCCAGCTGCTCTGTGGTCCCCTCAGTAGTGTGCCCTCCCAGGGTGGATGTCCCTCCCACTCCACGGACACATCCTGGGTTGGGCCCCCACCCTTCCTGTGGATTCCCGTGTACTGGGCTTTCTGACTCCTAGCTCAGTTCTCTCTGAGATTTCAGGGTTTGGCCCTTGACATTTTGCTggagtaataataacaacaacaatagcaCTGCTATGTATTAAGCatttactaagtgccaggcatcATGTCAAGCCCTTTGCATGTGTTATCTCAGTTCCTCCTCACAGTAGCACAATGAGGTGGGGTTGATTGTTAGCCCAATTTTGCAGGGGAGGAAGCTggagctcagagaagtgaagtcacctgcctgaagtcacacagaAGTCAATGTCCTAGCTggaagtttttctctttctttctttctctctttctttctctctctctctctctctctttctttctttctttctttctttctttctttctttttttttttttttgagacagagtttcacccttgttgcccaggctggagtgcagtggagcaatctcggctcactgcagcctccgcctcctgggttcaagcgattgtcctgcctcagcctcccaagtagctgggattacaagtgtctgccaccatgcccagctaattttatatttttagtagacacggggtttctccatgttggtcaggctggtctcgaactcctgacctcaggtgatccatccaccttggcgtcccaaagtgctgagattacaggcgtgagccaccatgcccagctaaagtttttctttcttctacgtCTGGCCCCCGCTGCCAGGATAGTGAGCTGTGTGTGCCTCCCTGCCCCCTAGTTTGTTAGTTGGGATTCTGCTTAAACAAATAGCtggttcctcttcctcttctgacTTCATCATGCAAAAAATCCTCTGCTCTCCCTTCGCCCTCATCCCTAGGTGGACCCCCCTATAGAAGTCCTGAGCCAGCCCTGATGTGGCACCGCCAGTTTCCCTCCAACCAGGACACTGTAACCTTGTTTCAATGACCCAGGCTGGGAGTCTGAAATTGCAggtcttcccaccttggcttctgaCTCGCCTTGTGACCCTGAGcccctgggcctcagtctctCCCTGTGCTCACTGGGACTGGAATAGCAGTCCAGTGTGGCTCTGTGCGTGGAGAAGGCCCTGTCTACCCTGTCTTGTGGGCAGCCTCTTCCTCTCTGACATCCCCTGCCCCTGGGAGTGGCTGTTTATTGGACCCCTCCTTCTTCTGGCTCCCGGGTAGGCCCCTCTTCCCCCTGGAAGCCCTCCCTACAGGCTGCTCTCACACACCCAGCCAGGGCCTCCTGGGGTGGGGCACAGAGCTGATGGCCTCATAAAGATCTTAGTGATAACTTGGTTTTTCAATCAGGTTTATGGCCCTAGAAGAGACAAGTTTCTGGGCTCAGCTTTCTGTTGGAAATAGTTTGCCTAAGAGAAGTTGGTGGGCACCAGGGCCAGTGTTAGGCCCACTGCGCCGCACCGCCAGCTTCTTGAAGTTCTCTCTGGACTGTAGTCCAAGAGCTTTGGACTGGGGGCCCGTCCCAGCCAAGCCtcagtctcgctctgtgaccttggacacgTTAACTCCTCTCTCTGAGTCCCTGCTTCCACCTCAGAATCGGGGATCTTAATtcctgccctgcccacctccaGGTAGGGACAGATGCGGGGAGGGAGGGGGGCTCCTGTGAGGCATCTTTGCCTTCCAGAAGCCTCTCTCCTCCCAATGCCTTTCTTCTCCTCCTACCCCTCCAGGGGCTGGGGGCGCCACCTGCTGGCACTCCTGGGTACTGCTGGAGGACTCGCCAGACAGTTGTTGCCTTGTCTCAGTAATGCCCAGACGGCACTGATTGTCCTAGGGAAACAGAGGTGTAGGGAAGCGTGGCAGACCCCAGGACACAGACACTTAGGTAGCAGAGGACATGCTAGAACCAGAGGCCCAGGGCATAGATGTCCTTATCAGAGGAGCACTGTGTGTGACCCACTGTTCAGAGGATACAGAGGCCGGGGAAGGAAAAGGGCCATACCATGAGTCAAGTGGCCACACACAGGCTGGGACCCCGAAGCCCAGACTCCCTGTTGAGATGCATTCCTGCAGCCTCTCAGGTGGATAAAGAGTTGGGGGAAGCACGGAGCAGGGGTGTGTGTGCACGCAGCGCTCAGTTCATGATcggccactgcagcctccacactcgtcccctgcctccctcctgccctctttAGTACATCCTCCTCAGTGCACCTTGGTGACCTGGTCTCATCAGTTCCCTGTTTAAAATCCTGCAGTGGCCCCTACTGACCCTCAGGATAAAAGTCAGACTCCCTCGGGCCCACAAAGCCCTGATGCCTGGCCAATGACTGCCTCTCCAACCTTCTACCCCACTCTGCCCGCTCTCTGCCTCAaccattcttttctctttgttcaaaCACATCAAGATCTCTCTGGCCTCCA from Macaca nemestrina isolate mMacNem1 chromosome 6, mMacNem.hap1, whole genome shotgun sequence encodes:
- the LOC105466872 gene encoding homeobox protein CDX-1, coding for MYVGYVLDKDSPLYPGPARPASLGLGPQAYGPPAPPPAPQQYPDFPSYSHLEPAPAPPTAWGAPFPAPKDDWAAAYGPGPAAPAASPAPLAFGPPPDFSPVPAPPGPGPGLLAQPLVGPGTPSSPGAQRRTPYEWMRRSVAAGGGSGSGKTRTKDKYRVVYTDHQRLELEKEFHYSRYITIRRKSELAANLGLTERQVKIWFQNRRAKERKVNKKKQQQQQPPQPPTAHDITATPAGPSLGGLCPSNTSLLATSSPMPVKEEFLP